One Gossypium raimondii isolate GPD5lz chromosome 3, ASM2569854v1, whole genome shotgun sequence genomic window carries:
- the LOC105794282 gene encoding uncharacterized protein LOC105794282, with product MKERGKAVEVYNNNNNIDFFQNYSTSSDVVPCRKHPQSSSAGVCAYCLKDRLINLVCSDCGEQRLSSCSCSEIATNPRNSCAGGEVGSVGRVSFLIENENSRDHQVSNPKAKSTSSGNNTKSEDVILLKRSNSSCVEIKKKNGFWRIGRFFKKKRDKETNCGKSVCGGDEKSDLWVVDYMGVSRSRSLCSFRGGGFFGSEDGSDVMNFSGARSSISAARSSGVNGGLLFDPERKSGFSEAEPRRSGFDSERRDSTFMESDIAAIRKSGVGGGSFMDVDGGFSGANRRVFSLKESYFNGGDDSGFIDLKFDFQAESKGDIPSMKKGGGVLSGFGSMREGGEFMPYKSSGGSVENTLPMAGNGALSNGSSYQMTMDERGIKKNRRIFKGWRWIFKAPSKLDHSREDK from the coding sequence ATGAAAGAGAGAGGCAAAGCTGTGGAAGtgtacaacaacaacaacaacattgATTTTTTCCAAAACTATAGCACTTCATCGGATGTTGTTCCATGTAGGAAACATCCACAATCGTCTTCTGCTGGTGTATGTGCGTATTGTCTTAAGGATCGTTTGATCAACTTGGTTTGCTCCGACTGTGGTGAGCAACGCCTTTCGTCTTGCTCTTGCTCTGAAATCGCCACCAACCCTCGAAATTCATGCGCCGGTGGTGAAGTGGGCAGCGTTGGTCGGGTCTCCTTCTTGATAGAGAATGAAAACAGCAGAGATCATCAAGTTTCAAACCCCAAGGCTAAAAGCACTAGTAGTGGAAATAATACTAAATCAGAGGATGTTATCTTGCTCAAGAGAAGCAATAGCAGCTGTGTGGAGATCAAGAAAAAGAACGGGTTTTGGAGAATTGGGAGGTTTTTCAAGAAGAAGAGGGACAAAGAGACTAACTGTGGGAAGAGTGTTTGTGGGGGTGATGAGAAAAGTGATTTGTGGGTGGTTGATTACATGGGGGTTTCAAGGTCAAGGTCTCTTTGCAGTTTCAGAGGGGGTGGGTTTTTTGGATCAGAAGATGGAAGTGACGTGATGAACTTTTCAGGTGCTAGGAGCTCGATTTCGGCTGCACGGAGTTCCGGCGTCAATGGCGGTTTGCTCTTTGATCCTGAGAGGAAAAGTGGGTTTAGTGAAGCAGAACCAAGGAGAAGTGGTTTTGATAGTGAAAGAAGAGACAGTACTTTTATGGAGTCCGATATTGCAGCCATTAGGAAAAGTGGCGTGGGCGGCGGCAGTTTCATGGATGTTGATGGGGGTTTTAGTGGTGCAAACAGGCGGGTCTTTTCTTTGAAAGAGAGTTATTTTAATGGTGGGGATGATTCGGGTTTCATTgacttaaaatttgattttcaagcagAGTCTAAAGGGGATATTCCTAGTATGAAGAAGGGTGGGGGCGTTTTGTCTGGTTTTGGCAGCATGAGAGAAGGTGGTGAATTTATGCCATATAAATCCTCCGGTGGTTCCGTTGAAAATACACTGCCAATGGCTGGAAATGGAGCCTTAAGCAATGGGAGTTCATATCAGATGACAATGGATGAAAGAGgaataaaaaagaatagaagaatATTCAAGGGATGGCGGTGGATTTTCAAAGCACCATCCAAATTAGACCACTCCAGGGAAGACAAATGA
- the LOC105795872 gene encoding uncharacterized protein LOC105795872, translating to MPNRENQNHHQRKNNRRRKLEEGGIQRDNTIVRIWSEKVQLEKGDSLAKDYVPELWDYTRISVTQNRLQELSEIWDRWDDETKQLFYSNYGDLPYLLNIKVDERLFRALAQYWNPAYSCFTFGNVDLVPTVEEYTALLHYPRLQVDKAYSKVAYVPAFWKKLMSITGISEQWITARIKQKGECKCIPWRNLRDLILAHPDRKKKVDVFALNIYGLVIFPRALGHVNEAVSDLFDRLGKGVTPVPAILAETFRSLNACRRAGEDRFIGCAQLLIAWFHSHFWKVPLLGIWGAVGYAPLLVLRQYNSKQFVPATYGLAQCEFLYQGDNYKKKVKEISQAWN from the exons atgccgaACCGGGAGAACCAGAATCACCACCAGAGGAAGAACAACCGCCGCCGGAAGctagaggaaggaggaatccagcgc gacaataCCATTGTCCGTATATGGTCAGAGAAAGTGCAATTGGAAAAAGGAGACAGTCTAGCTAAGGATTATGTGCCAGAGCTTTGGGACTACACTCGTATTAGTGTGACGCAAAATAGACTTCAAGAGTTGAGTGAGATTTGGGATCGGTGGGATGATGAAACCAAGCAGTTGTTCTACTCTAATTATGGGGACTTGCCGTACTTACTTAACATCAAGGTGGATGAACGACTGTTTCGCGCTCTCGCTCAATATTGGAATCCTGCATATAGCTGTTTTACTTTTGGGAATGTAGATTTGGTTCCTACAGTAGAGGAGTATACGGCTTTACTGCACTACCCTAGGCTTCAGGTTGATAAAGCATATTCCAAAGTCGCATATGTCCCAgcattttggaagaaattaatgAGTATTACGGGAATAAGCGAACAATGGATCACGGCCAGGATTAAACAGAAGGGCGAGTGTAAATGTATCCCATGGAGGAATTTGCGAGACTTGATCCTAGCACATCCTGATAGAAAAAAGAAGGTTGATGTGTTTGCTTTGAATATCTACGGGTTAGTGATTTTCCCTAGGGCACTGGGGCATGTTAACGAAGCTGTTTCAGATCTTTTTGATCGGTTGGGTAAAGGGGTTACACCTGTTCCTGCGATTTTGGCTGAAACGTTTAGATCTTTGAACGCGTGTAGGCGAGCTGGTGAAGATAGATTTATAGGTTGTGCGCAACTGTTGATAGCTTGGTTTCATAGTCATTTCTGGAAG GTTCCGTtgcttgggatttggggagccgTCGGATATGCACCTTTGCTGGTCCTAAGGCAATACAATTCAAAACAGTTTGTGCCGGCAACGTATGGTttagctcaatgtgagttctTGTACCAAGGAgacaattacaagaaaaaggtgaaGGAAATTTCTCAGGCTTGGAATTAG